Part of the Paenibacillus kyungheensis genome, ATACTTATTTCAGCAAGAGATTTTGCGATTTAAGCAAGAATTCGAACATGTCCTTAAGCACAAAAAAGGTAATCGAATTGTCAGTCATAAATTTAGTCAGTTCTGGATGCAAAATAGTTTGAACAATTTCAAAGAAGTATGTCAGACTCCTAATATTTTTCAAAAGAAAAAAAGTTTTGAGAATAAACCTGTTGTTCTTGTATCTGCTGGTCCTTCATTAGAGGAAGAGATTCCGTATCTCAAACAAATTAAGAAAGATCAATCTGCGTATATCTTTACAGCAGGGTCTGCACTATCGACTCTAATCAGCCACGGTCTATATCCAGATGCGGCTTGTAGTTATGATCCTCATCCTGAGAATGGTAAGGTCTTTTCTAAAGTCATGGAACAACAAATTGCGGATATCCCTATCATTTTTGGATCATGTATTGGTGGAGATATTTTAGCAGATTATCCAGGTGCCAAGTTACACATGATTACGACTCAAGATACTATAGGATCTTATCTATTTCCGTTTCAACGAACAGGTTATCCTGTTATTCGAGATGCATCTTCTATAGCAGTCGTTACATTACAATTACTTTGTTTGCTGCAATGTGGACCTATTATTTTGGTTGGACAAAACTTCGCTTATCGTGATGGTTATCAGTATGCAGGAGGAATTGATTATATCAATCCTCGAAAAAAAATAGATCCTAACCAGTCTGAATATATTACAGATGTCTATGGAGGAACAGTAGCCACCAATCCTTCATTTAAGTCGATGAGAGACGAAATGTCTATCTATATTCGTATGTTCAAAAAACAAAATGTAATTAACACTACTAAAGGAGGGGCAGCAATTGCAGGTGCTCCTTTTATAGAATTAAAAGAAGTTATTAAACACCAATTAGTACCTTATACGATTGATGTAAATGCACTTAAAACACCGGAACCTGTATACAATCAAGATCATATTCCAGCAGCTATTCAACAATTGGAACAAGAACATCAAAATATGAGTCAAGCTTTATTTGATATTCAGCGTATTTTTCTAGCAATGAATCAATATATTCGTTCCAACCAACATCAATTGCTAATAGAAAGTTTCTCCACATTTGATAGTGCTTTTAATCAATGGCATAACAATCAATTTTCCAAAATATTTTTGATTCCAATGTGTCGTGTGTTTTATGAACGCTTGTATCAGCATGTAGAGAATATGCGCAAAGAACAACAACTCATTCTTAAAGCAGAAGCAATTTTGAATCATTATGGAGCATTTTTTGAACAAGTAAAGCAGAAATATACTCAACTAATGCCTCAATATCAAGAATTGTTACAAAAATATCAAACTCAACCAAACAAAAAAATAGAGAATGAAACAATATCCAACATATATCCACATAGATCATTAAATATATAGAAAAGCTTTTTACTTAGCATACAAAAGGGGAGCAAGAACATGGGAAGATTAAAAAGAAAAGTTCAGAAAACAAAATGGGAGAAATCAACAAAAGCAATAGGTATCAGTCTTACACTTATTCAGATGACAAACATGTATACACCTATGATTTCTCAAGCGAGTGCAGCAATAGAATCAACAACTGAATCTAATGCAGAGTCCGATCAGAATACCTCTGTTAATAATGATGTATATGGAGAATCGGATACTTCGAAACTTGCTATTCAAACGATGCAAGCTAATAGTTATTCTGATATGTATATGGTGGATTATGCTCCACGCTATTCAGGATTAATGACACTTGAGCCAGTGCTTCAAATGGAATTTTCAAAAAATATCAAATTAGGCCAAGGTTCTATTCAAATTTATCGTACAGATAATGATCAATTAGTTGAAAATATTTCGATTTCCGGAAGTTATATGGAAGGTGCTACATATTCTTTTATAGATCAACACACTATTCGTGTGACAACCAAGCAAGAATTAGCAGATAGCTTAGAATATTATATAAAAGTAGCCCCAGGTACTTTTGAAGATACAGATGGGAATGATTTTTCAGGAATCAGTAGTCCTTACGCCTGGGTTATGCGTACGCCAGACTTTACAGCGCCAACAGCTAAAATGATCACAGATTACGGAAACGATCATACAGATGTATCCAAGTTGCGTCTAGGATTACAATTCAGTGAACGCGTGCGCTTAAACTATGGACAAATTCATATTTATCGATCTTCGGATGATATGGAAGTGGGCAGATTGTCATCCATTAATGGATCATTATCCGGTTTTAATATTTCAGGATACTCGGTTCATAGCGGAACAGGATTTGAATTTAAGTTGTCAAGTGGATTGAGTAGTGAGGCTTATTACATCAATGTGGATTCGGGTCTATTTTCAGATGGAGTGGGCAATCCTTATGTAGGGATTCATGGTACATCACAATGGAACTTCAGTATTGCAGAACAGGACTGGGAATCGCCTTATCTGGTCAACTATTCCCCACAGAAACAGATTGATACATTAAAGCCATACATGAGTATGCAATTTAATGAAAATGTAAAATTTGGTCACGGCACGATTGGCATTTATCGCAGTAATGATGATTATGTAGTGCAAGAGTTTCAAGTGCATTCAGGTGTCACTTATAATGGACAACTCATGATTAGTGGAGCGCTTGTTCAATTGCCTGTACCTTCTAACTTAGAAGAAAATACCCACTATTATGTGAAAGTGGATCCTTATGCTATTTACGATTTGGCAGATAATCCTTCGTCTGGTTATGCTATATTTCATCCAAAAGAAGCATGGACTTTTACAACACCAAATATCCATCCTTTAGAAGTGAATCATTATGAATATCAAGATGGTCCAACAACGCATCTAATGATGCAATTTAGTAAATATATGCAGTTAAAAAAAGGTCATATCACTATCCATAGACAATGGGATGGGATGCAAATCGCTTCTTTATCTCAATCAAGTGGATATATACTGTCTGGGTATGGAGCCACAGCTAGCATGAGTGGTGGTTCTATCGATATTGCATTTGTAGATGGAGAAGAAAGCGAATCGTATTTCGTGCTGATCGACTCTGGCGTTTTTGTCGATATGATCGGTCAACCATATGGTGGTATTCATAACGATACCGATTGGAATTTTAGGATTGCAGGAGAAGATCAAAGAGCACCTTATTTGACACGGATTTGGCCTGAAGTCGGTCAGACGGTAGCTACATTACAGCCTAGAGTAAACCTCGAATTTAATGAGCCTGTGCAATTTGGGAATGGAAGTATCTCGATCTACCGTAGTTCTGATCATCAACTCGTCGAAAAAATTCAAGTCTTATCTGGATTCACTTCAAACGAGGAACATTCTTGGAGTGGCATAGCAATGGGTTTTGAATTGCCTAAAGCATTAGAAGAAAATACAGAGTACTATGTCAATATTGAAAAAGGAACAGTGGTCGACCGTTCAGGGAATGATTTTTCAGGGTTAACCAGTGACAATTGGTGGACATTTAAAACGCCAGATGTAACAGCACCTACAGCTAAAACAATCACAGATTATCGAGATGATAATACCGTCTTATCCAATTTGCGTTTAAGTTTACAATTTAGTGAACGTGTTCGATTAAAAGATGGATACATTCATGTTTATCGGGCTTCCGATAATCAGGAAGTTTTTAGACTCTCTTCAATTGATGGATTATTGTCCGGTTTCAATATTTCAGGATACTTTATTCATAGCGGAACAGGATTTGAATTTATGATGATGGGTCCATACACTAGCGACTCCTATTATATCAATGTCGATTCAGGTATGTTTGTTGATGAAGTAGGACATCCATATGCAGGGATTCATGGTACATCACAATGGAACTTCAGTATTGCAGAACAGGACTGGGAATCGCCTTATCTGGTCAACTATTCCCCACAGAAACAGATTGATACATTAAAGCCATACATGAGTATGCAATTTAATGAAAATGTAAAATTTGGTCATGGCACGATTGGTATTTATCGGAGTATTAATGATTCTCTAGTGGAAGAATTCCAAGTGAATTCAGGTACGACTCACAATGGACAACTCATGATTAGTGGAGCGCTTGTTCAATTGCCTATGCTTTCTAACTTAGAAGAAAATACCCACTATTATGTGAAAGTAGACCCTTATGCTATTTACGATTTGGCAGATAATCGTTCGTCCGGTTACGCCATATTTCATCCAAAAGAAGCATGGACTTTTACAACACCGGATATCCATCCTTTAGAAGCGAACTATTACGAATATCAAGATGGCCCAACAACGCATCTAATGATGCAATTTAGTGAACCTGTGCAGTTAAAAAAAGGTCATATCACTATCCATAGACAATGGGATGGAACGCAAATCGCCTCGTTATCTCAATCAAGCGGATATATACTGTCTGGGTATGGAGCGACAGCTAGCATGAGTGGTGGTTCGATCGATATTGCATTTGTAGATGGTGAAGAAAGTGAATCGTATTTCGTGATGGTCGACTCGGGTGTATTTGTCGATATGATTGGTCAACCGTATAGTGGGATTCATAACGATACGGATTGGAATTTCACGATTGCAGGAGAAGATCAAAGAGCTCCTTATTTGACACGAGTAGAACCTCGTACTGGTCAAATGATGGAGACATTAAAGCCTAGACTACATCTTGATTTTAATGAGCGTGTGCAATTTGGGAATGGAAGCCTCTCTATCTACCGTAGTGATGACCATCAACTTGTCGAAAAAATTCAAGTTTTATCTGGATTCACTTCAACCGAGGAACATTTTTGGAGTGGCATAGTAATGAGTTTTGAAATCCCAGAAGCATTAGAAGAAAATACCGAGTACTATGTAAACATTGAAGAGGGAACCGTAGTCGATCGTTCCGGAAATAGATTTTCAGGGTTGGTAAGTGACAATGGGTGGACATTTAAAACACCAGATTTAACAGCACCGACAGCTAAAACGATTACAGATTATCACGATGGAAACAATGAGCTAATTAATCCATCTCTTCGTTTGGAATTTAGCGAGCGTGTACACATGAACTATGGACAAATTCATATTTACAGAGCTTCCGATAATGTGGAAGTCGGTCGACTCTCTTCAGTCGATGGAGTCTTATCTGGCTTTAATATTTCAGGATACTCGATCTATAGTGGCGCAGGTTTTGAATTTAAGTTCCAAGATGCAGAGAGCGGCGAACTTTATTACATTAATATTGATTCGGGTCTATTTGTAGATGAAGTAGGGCATCCATATGCAGGCATTTATGGAGATTCACATTGGAATTTCAGTATTGCAGATTATGAAGCCCCTTATATGATACGAATAGATCCTAGAATTGAAGTTGATCAATTGGATCCTAAATTAAATATAGAATTTAATGAATTTATCAAGTACGGAAATGGAAGTATCTCGATATATCGAAGCAATGACGATCAATTAATCGAAAAGATACCTGTTCTTTCTGGATCAACGTCTAGCGACTCTTTTTTCCACAGTGGTAGTGTAGTTAGCTTTGCATTAGCTAATCCATTGAATGAATATACAAAATATTATGTACAAATCAATAAAGGTACTTTTGTCGATGTAGCTGGTAATCCATTTGAAGGTCTAGATGATAAAAATAGTTGGAACTTTATGGTTCATTCTCCGATATCGCCAGACTTAATTTCTAGTGGATACGGGTCGATCGCAGGATCAACAATTCGTAATTTACCAAATAACCTGACAGTAGGTAAGTTCTTAGCTAATCTGAGGTATACCTTCAATGCAGAGGGTGAGGTACTAACAACTTCAGGAACCGTTTTAAATGAGGAGAGAATCATCACATCGGGGATGAAATTAAATATTTGGTCACATTCTTCTGAAACAAAAAAAATATATTCACTAGAAGTAGGCAAACCAACATCCAGCAAATCCGACTCAGATAAAAAAACAGGGAATAATCAGCCGAGTACACCGGTTAGCTTTGCACCTGTGAATCCAGAATCATCACCTACGTCTGTACCTACAGCTACAGGTGGTAGTGGAGGAGCACAACCGCAAGCTACACCAACTAATTCGTCTACTAACGGTACACCATCTGTGCCAGCTAAGACCAATCCGTCGGCTGGAAATACCGTGCCTGTACTGACATCGAGTCCGAATGTACTTGTCATCGTAGCACCTGTTCAAGCAACAGCAGATACCGTGAGCTTACCAGCAAACAATCCATCTACGAATGCGCTTGTCTATTACTACGACAACAACTGGGATAAATGGATTGCAGTACCGACAACACGTGATAATACAGATTTGAAAGCAACTGTACCACAGGGAGCTTGGACTTCAGTTATAGCTAATTCCAATATCGCTCAACCTCAAGATACGATAAATAGCTGGGCGAATAAAGATATCTTGAAGTTAATGAGTCTTGATATTGTACAAGGTGATGCAACAGGTAGCTACAATCCACAACAAGCAGTAAATCGATATGAAATGGCAGTCATGCTTGCTAAAGTGCTACGTCTGGATATTCCGACAGTGTCTACGGCTTCTGTCACTACGGACAATAATGCAATGCCAGCATGGGCAGAACCATATGTCAGAGCAGTATCGGAACAAGGAATTATGGTAGGGGACAATAATGGATTTAACGGAACACGTTCGATTACCCGTGAACAATTAGCAACGATGATCGGTAGAATGTTACCAGAATCTACAATATCTTCTACACCATCTGTAACGTATAAAGATGCTAAAAAAGTATCTTCTTGGGCAACACAAGGTATCGAAAAAGTAAATGCACTGGGATTGATGAGTGGTTATCCAGATCAGACATTCCGTCCTAATCAGGAAGTCACTCGTGAAGAAATGGCTGCTGTATTATCAAAATTGGTCGATATTTTAAAATAGACCGCTCTTTTACTCGTAACAAAAATCTGTAGTGCCTATAGGTGCTACAGATTTTTTTATGTACAGAAATACTTTCTTATCGTTATGAATAAAATAGAGAGAATTGCATCGTTATGGGCGTATATTTGTTATAATTTAAACTATAATGACAATCTATAGTTTAAAGTCATAGAAAGGCTGTTTAGCATGGCAAAATACCCGCAATGGTCTTATTCTCAATCTCGAGCAAATATGTTCGATGAATGTTTACGCAAATATTATTTTCATTACTATGCTGCACATAATGGGTGGAGTGAAAAGTTAGGCTCAGACGAGCAAATACACGCTTACCGTTTAAAGCAGTTACGTAATTTTTATTTATTGTTTGGTGATCTCGCTCACCGGATGTGTGAATCTGCGCTTCGGCAATGGGAAGAATCTCAAACAGCTCCAAGACAAGCATTTTTGTTAGAACAAATGCGCAAATTACTTAATGAAGCGTATATTCAATCTCAAGATGTAGAAGCCTGGATCAACAATCCCAAATACCATACGATGCTTTCTGAAATATATTATGGTGACGATACGCTAAACAGCCGAATTGCTACGATTAAGCAACGGCAAGAAGAGTGTATACGGCATTTGTATGACACGCTCACATGGAAAGAAGTGACCCGGCGTGATATGAAGATTTTGGAAATCGAAAAATGGGATACGATGATATTGTTTGATACAAAAGTCTATGTAAAAATGGATTTATTGTACCGCAAACCAGATGGTACAGTTGTGATTGTAGATTGGAAAACAGGACGTGAAGATGATTTCTCGGATCAGTTGTACTTATATGCCTCATATGTACAAGAAAAATATAATATGCCGCTTGATAAAATCCAGATTCGTGTTGAATATCTGGTAACAGGCGAACATAAAGAGTACCGCATCACGACAGAAGATATCGGTAAAGTGGAACAAAGTATCGGTCGATATATTGAAGAAATGAAGTCTTGTTTAGATGATGATTACTACAATCGTCCCAAACCGGAATCCTTTTTTACCCCGATGCCTTCACAACGTAAATGCAAAGACTGCAATTTTCGCGAGATTTGCGAATTTAGAGCAGTATGAATTGATAAATGATTAAAGGAGGATGGGTTTGTGGTTAATGCTTCTTTCCCAGAAGAATCTGTACTGGCACATATGTATGCAAATATTCCCGAGGGTATTGCTATATTTTCTGCTCAAGGGATATGCATACAAGCCAATCCTGCGTTGTGCCGAATATTAAAGTATGAAGAATCTGAACTACGAGATACATTAACTACATTGAAAGTAGCAGAAGAGTGGCTAGACCATACCACAAACAGCACATTAGAAAAAGCAGAAAGACGCTGGATGAATGCAGATCATGTACCTGTTTGGTTGTCGTTACAAGTTTCTTATATTTTTGCTGATAATACATCTACATTGCAATATGTGATGATGTATATCAATGTGGTTAAAGATCGAGAAGTAGAAGATTTACATTCGATGATTGTACGGAATTCTTCCAATATTATTTCTGTTAGTGAACCTGATGGTAATATCCAATATGTATCTCCATCGGTCAAAAAGATTCTGGGATATGAACCTTCTGAAATGGTATCTAAAATGCGAATGGAATATTACCACGAAGAAGACGCTCAAGAGATGCATCAACCGGGCAGTATGTATGCCGACGATAAAACATTTATTCGACGTGTGAAACATAAAGACGGTCATTATATATGGTTAGAAATTTTCACACAGTTAATGCGAGATGACCTTGGCAACGTTGAAAAAGTATTGGCTATTGCTCAGGATGTAACCAAGCAAAAATCAGAAGAAGATATTATTGCTCATGCTCACCGTATGGCTTTATTAGGCGCCTGGAATTGGGATTTGCAAGAAAATATAATTTACTTTTCCAAAGATATTCGGCGTATTTATGAAAAAAATGTACTATTGGTCGAGCAGAATCTAGATTCGTATTTGGCTGTGATTCATCCTGATGATGTAGAGCAAGTTAAACAATGTATCGAAAAAGCGATCCATCAGGAAACCAGTGAAGAAGCAAGGTACCGTATTCTATTACCGGGCAATATACAAAAAGTTATTCATGGATACTGGGAAGCTATTGTCGATAAAGAAACGAAAAAACCTTTGCAATTAATCGGTCTTGCTCAAGATATTACAGAACATTATATGATCAGTGAACAGTTACGGGAAAGTGAACAGAAGTATCGCATGATTACCGAACATTCATTGGATATGATCTCCCGTCACGCGGATGATGAGTATTCTACGTTTTTGTATGTATCTCCTGCCTGTCAGCTTATTCTGGGGTATGAAGCAGAACAACTGATAGGAAGCCCGGGATATAGTCATATTCATAAAGAAGATTTACCTTTATTTATTCATTTTCTACAAGGTGTACGTGAACGTAAAAATGAGAAAGAAACTGTTGTATTTCGTTGTCGTCATCAGAAAGGGCATTATGTCTGGTTAGAAACGACAAGTCGATATATGTATAATCAGGACACCGATTCGTATAGTTATACAGCGGTATCAAGAGATATTACCGAACGTAAACATTTAGAAATGGTACTGCAAGATAATGAACATCGCTATCGTTCTTTATTTGAAAATAATCCTTCTGGAGTATGTGCTGTTGATTTGAAAGGTTATTTTATTTCTGTGAATAGCAGTCTCGAAGAGATTACAGGATATTCACGTTATGATTTGATCGGTCAATCAATACTGCCTCTATTTGAAGAAAATCAGATGGATCGGATTATTCATCATGCTAGACTAGCCAAAAAAGGAATCCCGCAGACGTATGAGCTAAATGTATATCGTCAAGACGGTTCACTGTTTCCTGCGAATATTACTAATGTACCTATAGTAGCCAATGGTGAAGTAATTGGATTATATGGAATAGTCACAGAAATCACAGAATTAAAACAATATATTCATCAGATTGAGCGCCTTAGCAATGAACATTCATTGATTTTAAATGCGGTTTCTGAAGGCATTTTTAGTATTAATAGTGAAGGCAAAGGGATGTTTATTAACCATGCCGGTGCGATGATGTTAGGTCTGGATATTGAAGAGGAAGATATATTTGAGTCTGTTCGTTCCAATCAAATACGTAATTGGGGTATTCATGATGATGATGTACTTGGTGAAAATTCTTCGATTATTCAAGCGATTCGTCAAGGTAAGCCCAATCAAGAAGAAGAAACTGTATTTTGGAAAAAAGATGGTTCTAGCTTTATAGCGGCTTATCAGGTAACGCCTGTTATCGATCATGGAGAACAACGTGGTGCAGTGATTGTATTTCGCGATATTACTGGAGAAAAAGAGATTATTCGAGCAAAAGAATCAGCAGAACGTGCAGACCGCGCCAAATCTGAATTTTTGTCTGTCATGAGTCATGAGTTACGTACACCAATGAACGGGATTATTGGGATGAGCGGATTGCTGGCTGATACAGAATTG contains:
- a CDS encoding Ig-like domain-containing protein, whose translation is MGRLKRKVQKTKWEKSTKAIGISLTLIQMTNMYTPMISQASAAIESTTESNAESDQNTSVNNDVYGESDTSKLAIQTMQANSYSDMYMVDYAPRYSGLMTLEPVLQMEFSKNIKLGQGSIQIYRTDNDQLVENISISGSYMEGATYSFIDQHTIRVTTKQELADSLEYYIKVAPGTFEDTDGNDFSGISSPYAWVMRTPDFTAPTAKMITDYGNDHTDVSKLRLGLQFSERVRLNYGQIHIYRSSDDMEVGRLSSINGSLSGFNISGYSVHSGTGFEFKLSSGLSSEAYYINVDSGLFSDGVGNPYVGIHGTSQWNFSIAEQDWESPYLVNYSPQKQIDTLKPYMSMQFNENVKFGHGTIGIYRSNDDYVVQEFQVHSGVTYNGQLMISGALVQLPVPSNLEENTHYYVKVDPYAIYDLADNPSSGYAIFHPKEAWTFTTPNIHPLEVNHYEYQDGPTTHLMMQFSKYMQLKKGHITIHRQWDGMQIASLSQSSGYILSGYGATASMSGGSIDIAFVDGEESESYFVLIDSGVFVDMIGQPYGGIHNDTDWNFRIAGEDQRAPYLTRIWPEVGQTVATLQPRVNLEFNEPVQFGNGSISIYRSSDHQLVEKIQVLSGFTSNEEHSWSGIAMGFELPKALEENTEYYVNIEKGTVVDRSGNDFSGLTSDNWWTFKTPDVTAPTAKTITDYRDDNTVLSNLRLSLQFSERVRLKDGYIHVYRASDNQEVFRLSSIDGLLSGFNISGYFIHSGTGFEFMMMGPYTSDSYYINVDSGMFVDEVGHPYAGIHGTSQWNFSIAEQDWESPYLVNYSPQKQIDTLKPYMSMQFNENVKFGHGTIGIYRSINDSLVEEFQVNSGTTHNGQLMISGALVQLPMLSNLEENTHYYVKVDPYAIYDLADNRSSGYAIFHPKEAWTFTTPDIHPLEANYYEYQDGPTTHLMMQFSEPVQLKKGHITIHRQWDGTQIASLSQSSGYILSGYGATASMSGGSIDIAFVDGEESESYFVMVDSGVFVDMIGQPYSGIHNDTDWNFTIAGEDQRAPYLTRVEPRTGQMMETLKPRLHLDFNERVQFGNGSLSIYRSDDHQLVEKIQVLSGFTSTEEHFWSGIVMSFEIPEALEENTEYYVNIEEGTVVDRSGNRFSGLVSDNGWTFKTPDLTAPTAKTITDYHDGNNELINPSLRLEFSERVHMNYGQIHIYRASDNVEVGRLSSVDGVLSGFNISGYSIYSGAGFEFKFQDAESGELYYINIDSGLFVDEVGHPYAGIYGDSHWNFSIADYEAPYMIRIDPRIEVDQLDPKLNIEFNEFIKYGNGSISIYRSNDDQLIEKIPVLSGSTSSDSFFHSGSVVSFALANPLNEYTKYYVQINKGTFVDVAGNPFEGLDDKNSWNFMVHSPISPDLISSGYGSIAGSTIRNLPNNLTVGKFLANLRYTFNAEGEVLTTSGTVLNEERIITSGMKLNIWSHSSETKKIYSLEVGKPTSSKSDSDKKTGNNQPSTPVSFAPVNPESSPTSVPTATGGSGGAQPQATPTNSSTNGTPSVPAKTNPSAGNTVPVLTSSPNVLVIVAPVQATADTVSLPANNPSTNALVYYYDNNWDKWIAVPTTRDNTDLKATVPQGAWTSVIANSNIAQPQDTINSWANKDILKLMSLDIVQGDATGSYNPQQAVNRYEMAVMLAKVLRLDIPTVSTASVTTDNNAMPAWAEPYVRAVSEQGIMVGDNNGFNGTRSITREQLATMIGRMLPESTISSTPSVTYKDAKKVSSWATQGIEKVNALGLMSGYPDQTFRPNQEVTREEMAAVLSKLVDILK
- a CDS encoding motility associated factor glycosyltransferase family protein encodes the protein MTSLSGLAFLKAKFPHTEKVISMAPQENSAVTLTSVAQEQDDLSNVHITYGAKQSYLHEQHPFNEIKILLDSLKNEKIDHMLFYGIGLGHHINYFQQQFPDVPYSVYEPKLEMVHYFSKHGNIAALDTPKWRDLAIETSPNSSIQFLRQFIDKTPGTISLCILPSYEYLFQQEILRFKQEFEHVLKHKKGNRIVSHKFSQFWMQNSLNNFKEVCQTPNIFQKKKSFENKPVVLVSAGPSLEEEIPYLKQIKKDQSAYIFTAGSALSTLISHGLYPDAACSYDPHPENGKVFSKVMEQQIADIPIIFGSCIGGDILADYPGAKLHMITTQDTIGSYLFPFQRTGYPVIRDASSIAVVTLQLLCLLQCGPIILVGQNFAYRDGYQYAGGIDYINPRKKIDPNQSEYITDVYGGTVATNPSFKSMRDEMSIYIRMFKKQNVINTTKGGAAIAGAPFIELKEVIKHQLVPYTIDVNALKTPEPVYNQDHIPAAIQQLEQEHQNMSQALFDIQRIFLAMNQYIRSNQHQLLIESFSTFDSAFNQWHNNQFSKIFLIPMCRVFYERLYQHVENMRKEQQLILKAEAILNHYGAFFEQVKQKYTQLMPQYQELLQKYQTQPNKKIENETISNIYPHRSLNI
- a CDS encoding PAS domain S-box protein, translating into MVNASFPEESVLAHMYANIPEGIAIFSAQGICIQANPALCRILKYEESELRDTLTTLKVAEEWLDHTTNSTLEKAERRWMNADHVPVWLSLQVSYIFADNTSTLQYVMMYINVVKDREVEDLHSMIVRNSSNIISVSEPDGNIQYVSPSVKKILGYEPSEMVSKMRMEYYHEEDAQEMHQPGSMYADDKTFIRRVKHKDGHYIWLEIFTQLMRDDLGNVEKVLAIAQDVTKQKSEEDIIAHAHRMALLGAWNWDLQENIIYFSKDIRRIYEKNVLLVEQNLDSYLAVIHPDDVEQVKQCIEKAIHQETSEEARYRILLPGNIQKVIHGYWEAIVDKETKKPLQLIGLAQDITEHYMISEQLRESEQKYRMITEHSLDMISRHADDEYSTFLYVSPACQLILGYEAEQLIGSPGYSHIHKEDLPLFIHFLQGVRERKNEKETVVFRCRHQKGHYVWLETTSRYMYNQDTDSYSYTAVSRDITERKHLEMVLQDNEHRYRSLFENNPSGVCAVDLKGYFISVNSSLEEITGYSRYDLIGQSILPLFEENQMDRIIHHARLAKKGIPQTYELNVYRQDGSLFPANITNVPIVANGEVIGLYGIVTEITELKQYIHQIERLSNEHSLILNAVSEGIFSINSEGKGMFINHAGAMMLGLDIEEEDIFESVRSNQIRNWGIHDDDVLGENSSIIQAIRQGKPNQEEETVFWKKDGSSFIAAYQVTPVIDHGEQRGAVIVFRDITGEKEIIRAKESAERADRAKSEFLSVMSHELRTPMNGIIGMSGLLADTELDEQQQGYLDIVCNSSETLLHLLNEILDFSKVEAGKMTLNTEPFNLRAILDNVKELFAFKAQDKQLDFIFKIEESIPQWFVGDAGRIRQVLVNLVGNAIKFTDTGSITVQVRPLEREEGQSATCEDTWLEFSVKDTGIGIPVHQQSQLFQPFSQLHPVLNRKYGGTGLGLSICKKLVELMGGSIDVTSDENSGAEFYFVLKLEVSSELNDLPGMSSAKEDMPHPIQRIEPVVVVQDYYPMRVLVAEDYVANQKVLLAMLHKYGYDPDLVTDGQQAVQQAIEHRYDLIFMDVQMPVINGIEATQQIHQHYAHEEMPIIVGVTAFARKEDRERCLTAGMHDFISKPVINTDLQRVLAYWSNHIHHRPHHSSSLAESNHLLEKDHYE
- a CDS encoding PD-(D/E)XK nuclease family protein, whose product is MAKYPQWSYSQSRANMFDECLRKYYFHYYAAHNGWSEKLGSDEQIHAYRLKQLRNFYLLFGDLAHRMCESALRQWEESQTAPRQAFLLEQMRKLLNEAYIQSQDVEAWINNPKYHTMLSEIYYGDDTLNSRIATIKQRQEECIRHLYDTLTWKEVTRRDMKILEIEKWDTMILFDTKVYVKMDLLYRKPDGTVVIVDWKTGREDDFSDQLYLYASYVQEKYNMPLDKIQIRVEYLVTGEHKEYRITTEDIGKVEQSIGRYIEEMKSCLDDDYYNRPKPESFFTPMPSQRKCKDCNFREICEFRAV